The proteins below are encoded in one region of Syntrophorhabdaceae bacterium:
- a CDS encoding MogA/MoaB family molybdenum cofactor biosynthesis protein codes for MTYKAAVITVSDKGARGERIDTSGPAIVDMLKDSYEIVRTEIVPDEKDIIADTIKHLIDEENIDLIVTTGGTGVGKRDVTPEATRMVIEKDLPGFSEIMRIESYKITPHGIISRGICGIRGDSIIINLPGSPKAASECLSFIIAALPHAISKTKGDTSDCG; via the coding sequence ATGACATATAAAGCAGCAGTCATTACCGTAAGTGACAAGGGTGCAAGAGGCGAAAGAATAGATACCAGTGGTCCTGCCATTGTGGATATGCTTAAGGATTCCTATGAGATTGTAAGAACTGAGATTGTCCCTGATGAAAAGGATATTATCGCAGATACCATAAAACACCTTATAGATGAAGAAAATATAGACCTTATAGTAACCACAGGTGGCACAGGGGTAGGCAAGAGGGATGTAACCCCTGAGGCAACAAGGATGGTTATAGAAAAGGATCTGCCAGGCTTTTCAGAGATAATGAGGATAGAGAGCTACAAGATAACCCCTCATGGTATTATATCAAGGGGTATCTGCGGCATAAGGGGGGATAGCATTATTATAAACCTGCCAGGGAGCCCAAAGGCAGCATCAGAATGCCTCTCGTTCATTATTGCTGCCCTGCCACATGCCATCTCTAAAACAAAAGGAGATACATCAGACTGCGGGTAA
- a CDS encoding omptin family outer membrane protease, with protein sequence MPPYQAPLSRLEFPIDSWWGGIEVKFIHPRFSVNAELLTNAIGDAKGNFKDSDWDDSSNPTVMTIYSESRCRMEKSYMAKIDVDLEVADWFKFPKWLSLRPVVGFRYQDLRMMTHNGIQFDFFGGIPPTDLPGNGIHFKQTYWHYFTGIRSSIDMEKLVKIPTTSLLIQIDWAYVEGSNEDHHLLRIGRRFTYEKTYGYAWHASAGLKKGLTKNLILGFELDYLKIKTKGNHRLVNEKFGIDFSFSNGVKVWSEQTGISLSLIYTF encoded by the coding sequence TTGCCTCCTTATCAGGCCCCCCTGAGTAGGCTTGAATTCCCTATAGATTCCTGGTGGGGAGGTATTGAGGTTAAATTCATTCACCCGAGATTTTCTGTTAATGCTGAGTTGCTGACAAATGCCATAGGCGATGCTAAAGGTAATTTTAAGGATTCTGATTGGGATGACAGCTCAAATCCAACTGTTATGACCATCTACAGTGAATCAAGATGCCGTATGGAGAAAAGCTATATGGCAAAGATAGATGTTGACTTAGAGGTCGCTGACTGGTTTAAGTTTCCCAAATGGCTTAGCCTCCGTCCTGTTGTAGGATTCCGCTATCAGGACCTTCGCATGATGACACACAATGGAATACAATTTGACTTTTTCGGTGGTATACCTCCAACTGATTTACCAGGCAATGGAATACACTTTAAACAGACATACTGGCATTATTTTACAGGGATCCGCTCCAGTATTGATATGGAAAAATTGGTAAAAATACCAACTACAAGTCTATTAATCCAGATTGATTGGGCTTATGTTGAAGGCAGCAATGAAGATCATCATCTATTAAGGATAGGCAGGAGATTCACATACGAAAAAACTTATGGATATGCCTGGCATGCTTCTGCTGGCTTAAAAAAAGGTTTGACAAAAAATCTTATCCTTGGTTTCGAGCTGGACTATCTTAAAATTAAAACAAAAGGCAACCACAGGCTTGTAAATGAAAAATTTGGCATTGATTTTAGTTTTTCAAATGGGGTTAAAGTTTGGTCAGAACAGACAGGCATATCCCTTTCTCTAATATATACATTTTGA
- a CDS encoding YkgJ family cysteine cluster protein, with translation MENEKDIDIKCLQCGNCCHVDVAAYVTFEDIIRWKKEGRQDILEHIQAYDVTWTEDRVINRFGLDIKNCRMTCVYLEWNGSRSSCQIYETRTSVCRSFVPGSSELCPQYNRRN, from the coding sequence TTGGAGAACGAAAAGGACATAGATATTAAATGCCTTCAATGCGGGAACTGCTGTCATGTGGATGTGGCTGCCTATGTAACCTTTGAGGATATAATCAGGTGGAAAAAAGAGGGGCGTCAAGATATCCTCGAGCACATCCAGGCTTATGATGTAACATGGACAGAAGACAGGGTCATAAATAGATTCGGTTTAGATATAAAAAACTGCAGGATGACCTGTGTCTATCTCGAATGGAATGGCTCACGTTCATCCTGCCAGATATACGAAACACGCACGAGTGTTTGCCGTAGTTTTGTGCCAGGCTCATCAGAATTGTGTCCCCAATACAACAGGCGCAATTAA
- a CDS encoding amidohydrolase family protein: MAYRKHTMIIDFHTHIYPDNVAHKTVLAVSKRSNITAYTDGTLKGLKKSMAKAGIDISVVSAVATKLEQIPSIQSWLKSIRQPGIITLAALHPFQSIDLNQIKMLKKEGFRGFKLHPDYQDFFVDDPRVFPLYEAIAREDMFILFHAGVDRGLPYPIHATPKRIAEVHKAIHGLTMVIAHLGGEDAYEETIKHLLGKDIYFDTSFVLSKIPMKFLERILKEHPSDRILFATDSPWTDQKHELDFLLTLTFLSEKDKEKICFHNAARLLGLNL; the protein is encoded by the coding sequence ATGGCTTATAGAAAACACACTATGATCATAGATTTCCATACACATATTTATCCTGATAATGTAGCCCATAAGACAGTTCTCGCTGTAAGCAAGCGTTCAAATATTACTGCCTATACGGATGGCACACTAAAAGGATTAAAAAAATCCATGGCAAAAGCAGGTATTGATATATCTGTTGTATCGGCTGTTGCCACCAAATTAGAGCAGATTCCATCTATACAAAGTTGGTTAAAATCCATCAGGCAACCGGGCATTATAACCCTTGCTGCCTTACATCCTTTTCAATCTATTGATTTAAACCAAATAAAAATGCTTAAAAAAGAGGGGTTCAGAGGCTTTAAGCTTCATCCTGATTATCAAGATTTCTTTGTAGATGACCCCAGGGTATTTCCTTTATATGAAGCTATTGCCAGAGAAGACATGTTTATTCTCTTTCATGCAGGTGTTGATAGGGGTCTCCCCTACCCTATACATGCTACTCCAAAACGTATCGCCGAAGTCCATAAGGCCATTCATGGGCTCACCATGGTTATAGCCCATTTAGGAGGAGAAGATGCCTATGAAGAAACAATAAAACACCTCCTGGGAAAAGATATTTATTTTGATACTTCATTTGTGCTAAGCAAAATACCCATGAAATTCCTTGAACGTATCCTCAAGGAACATCCTTCTGACCGTATATTGTTTGCAACAGATAGCCCCTGGACAGATCAAAAACATGAGCTTGACTTCTTATTAACCCTAACTTTTCTTTCAGAAAAGGATAAGGAAAAGATATGCTTTCATAATGCAGCAAGGCTTTTAGGCCTAAATCTTTAG